In Mycobacterium sp. Aquia_216, a genomic segment contains:
- the ftsY gene encoding signal recognition particle-docking protein FtsY, translated as MSQGLWIAIAVVAVLVVIAALVLGLRRYRRRRISLTRPEPGALDRSGGYTASSGITFSRGAPTIDTSGLPAVGDDATIPRDAPRRTISDVHLPAPEAEPETATPPPLAPPTPEPPAAPPEPPAAPEAPAAEIEEIAPTEGRLERLRGRLARSQNALGRSMLGLLGGGDLDEDSWQDVEDTLLVADLGPVVTESVVTQLRSRLASGNVHTEADARAVLRDVLINELKPEMDRTIRALPHDDHPSVLLVVGVNGTGKTTTVGKLARVLVADGRRVVLGAADTFRAAAADQLQTWASRVGAEVVRGAEGSDPAAVAFDAVDKGIETGADVVLIDTAGRLHTKVGLMDELDKVKRVVSRRAAVDEVLLVLDATIGQNGLAQAKVFADVVDITGAVLTKLDGTAKGGIVFRVQQELGVPVKLVGLGEGPDDLAPFETAAFVDALLG; from the coding sequence GTGTCGCAAGGTCTTTGGATCGCCATCGCCGTCGTTGCCGTCCTGGTTGTCATCGCCGCGCTGGTCCTGGGGCTGAGGCGGTACCGCCGCCGCCGGATCAGCCTGACCCGGCCCGAGCCGGGCGCACTCGACCGGTCCGGGGGCTACACCGCGTCGTCTGGCATCACCTTCAGCCGGGGTGCACCGACGATCGACACCAGCGGGTTGCCCGCGGTGGGAGACGACGCGACCATCCCACGCGATGCGCCGCGGCGCACGATCTCCGATGTACACCTCCCGGCGCCGGAGGCCGAACCCGAAACCGCCACCCCGCCGCCGCTCGCTCCGCCGACTCCTGAACCCCCCGCCGCACCACCTGAACCCCCCGCGGCACCTGAAGCCCCTGCGGCCGAGATCGAGGAAATCGCGCCGACCGAAGGCCGGCTGGAACGCCTGCGCGGCCGGCTGGCCCGCTCGCAGAACGCGCTCGGGCGCAGCATGCTCGGATTGCTCGGGGGCGGTGACCTCGACGAAGACTCCTGGCAGGACGTCGAGGACACCCTGTTGGTCGCCGATCTGGGCCCGGTGGTCACCGAGTCGGTGGTCACCCAGCTGCGCAGCCGGCTGGCCAGCGGCAACGTGCACACCGAAGCCGACGCGCGCGCCGTGCTGCGCGACGTGCTGATCAACGAGCTGAAACCCGAGATGGACCGCACGATTCGGGCCCTGCCACACGACGACCACCCGTCGGTGTTGCTGGTCGTCGGCGTCAACGGCACCGGAAAAACCACGACCGTGGGCAAGCTGGCGCGGGTGCTGGTGGCCGACGGCCGGCGGGTCGTGCTGGGCGCCGCCGACACATTCCGGGCCGCAGCCGCCGATCAACTGCAGACCTGGGCTTCCCGGGTGGGCGCCGAGGTGGTGCGCGGCGCCGAGGGCTCGGACCCGGCGGCGGTGGCCTTCGACGCCGTCGACAAGGGCATCGAGACGGGCGCCGACGTCGTGCTGATCGACACCGCCGGACGGTTGCACACCAAGGTGGGTCTGATGGACGAACTCGACAAGGTCAAACGCGTGGTGAGTCGGCGCGCGGCCGTCGACGAGGTGCTCTTGGTCCTCGACGCCACGATCGGGCAGAACGGCCTGGCTCAGGCAAAGGTCTTCGCAGACGTCGTCGACATCACCGGCGCGGTGCTGACCAAGCTGGACGGAACGGCCAAGGGCGGCATCGTTTTCCGGGTGCAACAAGAACTCGGCGTGCCGGTGAAACTGGTCGGCCTTGGGGAAGGCCCCGACGATTTGGCGCCTTTTGAGACTGCCGCATTCGTGGACGCCCTGCTCGGCTGA
- a CDS encoding ammonium transporter: protein MGQPNTGDTAWMLASSALVLLMTPGLAFFYGGMVRARSVLNMLMMSISAMGVVTVLWVLYGYSVSFGTDKANLIGDPTEYWGLKGLIGGNAVAADPTKGVAATDIPLAGTLPATVFVAFQLMFAIITVALISGAVSDRLKFSAWLVFSGLWATFVYFPVAHWVFAFDGFAAEKGGWIANKLHAIDFAGGTAVHINSGTAGLALALVLGKRKGWPTTLFRPHNLPFVMLGAGLLWFGWYGFNAGSATSSNGAAAATFMTTTVATATAMLAWLLTERIRDGKATTLGAASGIVAGLVAITPSCSSVNVLGALIVGLVAGVVCALAVGLKFKLGFDDSLDVVGVHLVGGLAGTLLVGLLAAPESVAINGVTGVSKGLFYGGGWDQLEKQAVGAFSVLGFSFVGTIIIALILKYTIGLRLNPEAEAAGIDEAEHAESGYDFAVATSSVLPRASLPDSSNGLDEAVAAEKVEAE, encoded by the coding sequence ATGGGCCAGCCCAATACCGGCGATACCGCATGGATGCTGGCGAGTTCAGCGCTGGTGCTGTTGATGACGCCAGGCTTGGCGTTCTTCTATGGCGGCATGGTGCGCGCCAGAAGCGTGCTCAACATGCTGATGATGAGTATCAGCGCCATGGGCGTGGTGACAGTGCTATGGGTTCTATATGGCTATTCGGTCTCGTTTGGCACTGACAAGGCCAACCTGATCGGCGACCCCACCGAGTACTGGGGCCTGAAGGGTCTGATCGGCGGCAACGCCGTGGCCGCCGACCCGACCAAAGGTGTTGCAGCGACGGATATCCCGCTGGCCGGCACCCTACCCGCGACCGTATTCGTGGCATTCCAGTTGATGTTCGCGATCATCACCGTCGCTCTGATCTCGGGCGCGGTCTCCGACCGCCTCAAGTTCAGCGCCTGGCTGGTGTTCTCCGGCCTGTGGGCGACGTTCGTGTACTTCCCGGTTGCGCACTGGGTTTTCGCGTTCGACGGGTTCGCGGCCGAGAAGGGCGGCTGGATCGCCAACAAGCTGCACGCGATCGACTTCGCGGGCGGAACTGCGGTCCATATCAACTCCGGTACCGCGGGTCTGGCGCTGGCACTGGTGCTGGGTAAGCGCAAAGGCTGGCCCACCACGCTGTTCCGCCCGCACAACCTGCCGTTCGTGATGCTCGGCGCCGGCCTGCTGTGGTTCGGCTGGTACGGCTTCAACGCCGGGTCGGCCACCAGCTCCAATGGCGCCGCGGCCGCGACGTTCATGACGACCACGGTCGCGACGGCGACGGCGATGCTGGCCTGGCTGCTCACCGAGCGTATTCGGGACGGCAAGGCGACGACGCTGGGAGCGGCGTCGGGCATCGTTGCGGGGCTGGTCGCCATCACCCCGTCCTGCTCGTCGGTGAATGTCCTGGGCGCTCTGATCGTCGGCCTGGTCGCCGGTGTGGTGTGTGCGCTGGCGGTCGGGCTGAAGTTCAAGCTCGGCTTCGACGACTCGCTGGACGTGGTCGGGGTGCACCTGGTCGGCGGTCTGGCCGGCACCCTGCTGGTCGGCCTGCTGGCGGCCCCGGAGAGCGTGGCGATCAACGGCGTCACGGGCGTATCCAAGGGATTGTTCTACGGCGGCGGCTGGGATCAGCTGGAAAAACAGGCCGTCGGCGCGTTCAGCGTCCTTGGCTTCTCGTTCGTGGGGACGATTATCATCGCCTTGATCCTGAAGTACACGATCGGGCTGCGGCTGAATCCGGAAGCGGAGGCAGCAGGCATCGATGAGGCCGAGCACGCGGAGAGCGGTTACGATTTCGCCGTGGCGACGTCGTCGGTTCTTCCCCGTGCCAGCCTGCCGGACAGCTCTAACGGACTGGACGAAGCAGTCGCGGCCGAGAAAGTGGAGGCGGAGTAG
- the glnB gene encoding nitrogen regulatory protein P-II: protein MKLVTAIVKPFTLDDVKTSLEDAGVLGLTVSEVQGYGRQKGHTEVYRGAEYSVDFVPKVRIEVVVDDSIVDKVVDSIVRAARTGKIGDGKVWVSPVETIVRVRTGERGTDAL from the coding sequence ATGAAGCTGGTCACCGCGATCGTGAAGCCGTTCACCCTCGATGATGTCAAGACGAGCCTGGAGGACGCGGGTGTCCTGGGGCTGACGGTCAGCGAAGTCCAGGGCTACGGCCGGCAGAAGGGGCACACCGAGGTCTACCGGGGCGCTGAATACTCGGTCGATTTCGTGCCGAAGGTCCGGATCGAGGTCGTTGTCGACGACTCCATCGTCGACAAGGTCGTGGACAGCATTGTCCGGGCCGCACGCACCGGCAAGATCGGCGACGGCAAGGTCTGGGTCAGTCCCGTGGAAACCATTGTGCGAGTGCGCACCGGTGAACGCGGAACCGATGCCCTCTGA
- a CDS encoding [protein-PII] uridylyltransferase, which translates to MTNNPPDPSGSSGAGTASAGGASDLAASRRKLLADGQGLDAAGLRKAWLDLHESWLIAKATELGIDDGSGYSLVGVGGLGRRELLPYSDLDLVLLHDNVSDDVLQEVADKLWYPLWDANIRLDHSVRTVSGALGVANSDMTAALGLLEARYVAGDAGLAAQLIDGVRRQWRTAIRSRMDELVEMTNARWLRCGRISQRAEPELKAGRGGLRDVQLINALALAQLIDRHGMANPDMPAGSLDAAHRTLLDVRTELHRASGRGRDQLLAQFGDEISARLGLGDRFTLARMLSNSGRTIAYHSETALRTAQNALPRRGISALVRRPKRRPLDEGVVEFDGEVVLAREAQPDTDPGLVLRVAAASAANNLPIGAGTLKRLAASAPDLPAPWPGEALDDLLVVLLAGPPAVNTIEALDHTGLWGRLLPEWDAVRDLPPRDVSHKWTVDRHIVETVVNAAPLTTRVARSDLLALGALLHDIGKGRGVDHCVLGADLVIPVAERLGLAPQDVDTLSGMVRHHLLLPVTATRSDLNNPETIESVATALGGDAQLLELLHALAEADSRATGPGVWSDWKASLVADLVRRCRLLMAGEPLPQAEPTMPHYLSLAADHGVHVEITPGDGERMRAVMLGPDNRGMMSKAAAVLALNSLRVHSASVNVHEGVAIAEFVVSPHFGSPPEAGLLRQQFVGALNGDVDVLGTLEKRDSDAASSAMARAGEIQLGAPLTRSTAPPRILWLDSVAPGNLVVEVRAMDRIGLLALLAQGLERAGADIAWAKVNTFGSTATDVFCVTVESNGDHDSAARAAIEKHLLAVLGATADAVGDEPVRD; encoded by the coding sequence ATGACAAACAACCCACCCGACCCGTCCGGGTCATCTGGAGCGGGAACGGCAAGCGCTGGCGGGGCAAGCGATTTGGCCGCCTCGCGGCGCAAGCTGCTGGCAGATGGTCAGGGACTGGATGCCGCCGGACTGCGGAAAGCATGGCTGGATCTGCACGAATCCTGGCTGATCGCCAAGGCGACCGAGCTCGGGATCGACGATGGCAGTGGCTACTCGCTGGTCGGAGTCGGCGGCCTGGGGCGACGCGAGCTATTGCCGTACTCCGACCTTGACTTAGTTCTGTTGCACGACAACGTCTCTGACGATGTACTGCAAGAGGTCGCCGATAAACTGTGGTATCCGTTGTGGGACGCCAACATTCGGCTCGACCACAGCGTGCGAACGGTATCCGGGGCGTTGGGAGTCGCCAATTCCGATATGACGGCCGCCCTGGGCCTGTTGGAAGCACGTTACGTGGCCGGGGACGCCGGGCTCGCTGCACAGCTGATCGATGGGGTACGACGGCAGTGGCGCACTGCAATTCGGTCCCGGATGGACGAGCTCGTCGAAATGACGAATGCCCGATGGCTGCGGTGCGGCCGGATTTCCCAACGGGCCGAGCCTGAACTGAAAGCGGGTCGCGGCGGCCTGCGCGATGTGCAACTGATCAACGCGCTGGCGCTCGCACAGCTCATCGACCGCCACGGGATGGCCAACCCGGACATGCCGGCGGGCTCGCTCGATGCCGCCCATCGCACGCTGCTCGATGTGCGCACCGAATTGCATCGGGCATCCGGCCGCGGACGCGATCAGCTGCTGGCCCAGTTCGGCGACGAGATCAGCGCCAGGTTGGGCCTTGGCGATCGATTCACCTTGGCGCGCATGCTTTCCAACTCGGGCCGGACCATCGCCTACCATTCCGAAACCGCCCTGCGTACCGCGCAAAACGCATTGCCGCGGCGGGGGATTTCCGCCTTGGTGCGCCGCCCGAAGCGGCGACCGCTGGACGAGGGCGTGGTCGAGTTCGACGGCGAGGTCGTGCTTGCGCGCGAGGCCCAACCGGACACCGATCCCGGCTTGGTGCTGCGGGTCGCCGCCGCATCCGCCGCCAACAACCTACCCATTGGCGCCGGCACGCTGAAACGGCTGGCCGCGAGCGCCCCCGACCTGCCGGCTCCCTGGCCGGGGGAGGCGTTGGATGACCTGCTGGTCGTGCTCCTGGCCGGCCCCCCGGCGGTGAACACGATCGAGGCGCTCGACCATACCGGTCTGTGGGGCCGGCTGTTGCCCGAATGGGATGCGGTCCGCGACCTTCCGCCGCGCGACGTCTCACATAAATGGACGGTGGACCGTCATATCGTCGAAACCGTGGTCAACGCGGCACCGTTGACCACCCGCGTGGCCCGGTCGGACCTGCTCGCGCTCGGCGCGCTGCTGCACGACATCGGCAAGGGCCGCGGCGTGGATCACTGCGTCCTCGGTGCCGACCTGGTGATTCCGGTCGCCGAGCGGCTGGGACTGGCACCTCAGGACGTCGACACGCTGTCCGGCATGGTTCGCCACCACCTACTGCTGCCCGTCACCGCGACTCGAAGCGACCTCAACAATCCCGAAACCATCGAGTCGGTGGCCACGGCGCTGGGCGGGGACGCGCAACTGCTCGAATTGCTGCATGCGCTCGCAGAAGCGGACTCGAGGGCTACCGGGCCCGGGGTATGGAGCGACTGGAAAGCCTCCCTGGTGGCCGACCTGGTGCGTCGCTGCCGACTTCTGATGGCGGGTGAGCCGCTGCCGCAGGCCGAACCGACGATGCCGCATTACCTTTCGCTGGCCGCCGATCACGGTGTGCACGTGGAGATCACGCCGGGTGACGGGGAGCGCATGCGCGCGGTGATGCTTGGCCCGGACAATCGGGGAATGATGTCGAAGGCCGCGGCCGTGCTGGCGCTGAACTCGTTGCGGGTTCATTCGGCGTCGGTCAACGTCCACGAGGGAGTGGCGATCGCCGAGTTCGTGGTGTCGCCGCATTTCGGTTCTCCGCCCGAAGCGGGCCTGCTGCGGCAGCAGTTCGTCGGTGCGCTGAACGGTGACGTCGATGTCCTCGGCACGCTCGAGAAGCGCGACAGCGACGCGGCCAGCTCGGCGATGGCGCGCGCCGGCGAGATTCAGTTGGGGGCGCCGCTGACGCGTTCGACCGCGCCGCCCCGCATCCTGTGGCTCGATTCCGTGGCACCCGGCAACCTTGTCGTGGAAGTCCGCGCCATGGACCGGATCGGGTTGCTCGCATTGCTGGCGCAGGGGCTCGAGCGTGCGGGAGCAGACATCGCCTGGGCCAAGGTCAACACGTTCGGATCGACGGCGACCGACGTGTTCTGCGTGACCGTCGAGTCGAACGGGGACCACGACAGCGCCGCGCGAGCCGCGATCGAGAAGCACCTGTTGGCGGTGTTGGGCGCCACCGCGGATGCGGTGGGCGACGAGCCCGTCCGCGATTAA
- a CDS encoding DEAD/DEAH box helicase yields the protein MQPVSAVDASVGVDTRPLRGWQRRALVKYVAAEPRDFLAVATPGSGKTTFALRVVAELLNSRAVEQITVVVPTEHLKVQWAQAAQRYGIALDPRFSNTSPQTSPEYHGVMVTYAQVASHPTLHRVRTEQRKTLVIFDEIHHGGDAKTWGDAIREAFSDATRRLALTGTPFRSDDSPIPFVTYESGADGIRRSQADHTYGYAEALADGVVRPVVFLAYSGQARWRDSAGEEHEARLGEPLSAEQTARAWRTALDPAGEWMPAVITAADQRLRQLRTHVPDAGGMIIASDQTAARAYATLLTKLTSEAPTLVLSDDPGSSARISEFAESTGRWLVAVRMVSEGVDVPRLSVGIYATSASTPLFFAQAIGRFVRSRRPGESASIFVPSVPNLLMLASELEAERNHVLGEPHRESLDDPLDADPAVQTQTEKSELEKGFISLGADAELDQVIFDGSSFGTATPAGSDEEADYLGIPGLLDATQMRALLHRRQDEQLQKRAASGQATPVTSASGSMHGQLRELRRELNALVSVAHHRTGKPHGWIHNELRRRCGGPPIAAASRDQLKDRIVALRQFNSEQ from the coding sequence ATGCAGCCGGTCAGCGCCGTCGACGCGAGCGTTGGAGTCGACACTCGACCGCTGCGGGGCTGGCAGCGCCGCGCGTTGGTGAAGTACGTGGCCGCCGAGCCCCGCGACTTCCTCGCCGTGGCCACCCCCGGATCCGGGAAGACGACGTTCGCGCTGCGGGTGGTCGCCGAACTGCTGAACAGTCGCGCCGTCGAGCAGATCACCGTCGTGGTGCCCACCGAGCACCTCAAGGTGCAGTGGGCGCAGGCCGCGCAACGGTACGGCATCGCGCTCGACCCGAGGTTCTCCAACACCAGCCCGCAGACATCGCCGGAGTATCACGGCGTCATGGTCACCTACGCCCAGGTCGCCTCGCATCCGACGCTGCACCGGGTGCGTACCGAGCAGCGCAAAACCCTGGTCATCTTCGACGAGATCCACCATGGCGGCGACGCCAAGACCTGGGGCGACGCCATTCGCGAAGCCTTCAGCGACGCGACCCGCCGACTTGCCTTGACGGGCACGCCGTTTCGCAGCGACGACAGCCCCATCCCGTTCGTCACCTACGAATCGGGAGCCGACGGGATACGCCGTTCGCAGGCCGACCACACCTACGGCTATGCCGAAGCGCTCGCCGACGGTGTGGTGCGCCCGGTGGTGTTCCTTGCCTACTCCGGGCAAGCGCGCTGGCGGGACAGTGCGGGCGAAGAGCACGAAGCGCGCCTCGGCGAACCGCTGTCCGCCGAGCAGACCGCGCGGGCGTGGCGTACCGCGCTCGACCCGGCCGGCGAATGGATGCCCGCCGTGATCACCGCCGCGGATCAGCGGCTGCGCCAGCTGCGCACGCATGTGCCCGACGCCGGCGGCATGATCATCGCGTCGGACCAGACCGCCGCCCGCGCGTACGCCACGCTGCTGACGAAACTGACCTCGGAAGCGCCGACGCTGGTGCTCTCCGACGATCCCGGGTCGTCGGCCCGCATCTCCGAGTTCGCCGAAAGCACCGGTCGCTGGCTGGTCGCGGTGCGCATGGTGTCCGAAGGTGTCGACGTCCCCCGGCTGTCGGTCGGGATCTACGCCACCAGCGCCTCGACGCCGTTGTTCTTCGCCCAGGCGATCGGGCGGTTCGTGCGGTCCCGGCGGCCGGGAGAGAGCGCGAGCATCTTCGTGCCGTCGGTGCCCAACCTGCTGATGCTGGCCAGCGAGTTGGAGGCCGAGCGCAACCACGTGCTGGGCGAACCGCACCGCGAATCCCTCGACGACCCCCTCGACGCCGATCCCGCCGTCCAGACACAAACCGAAAAATCGGAACTGGAAAAGGGTTTCATCTCGTTGGGCGCCGACGCCGAACTGGATCAGGTCATCTTCGACGGATCCTCGTTCGGCACCGCCACCCCGGCCGGAAGCGACGAGGAGGCCGACTACCTCGGCATCCCGGGGTTGCTCGACGCCACCCAGATGCGGGCCCTGCTGCACCGCCGCCAGGACGAGCAGCTACAGAAGCGGGCCGCCTCCGGGCAAGCGACACCGGTGACGTCGGCGTCCGGGTCCATGCACGGACAGCTCCGCGAGCTGCGTCGCGAACTCAACGCGCTGGTGTCGGTAGCCCATCACCGCACCGGCAAGCCGCACGGATGGATCCACAACGAGCTTCGCCGGCGCTGCGGCGGGCCGCCGATCGCCGCAGCGAGCCGCGACCAGCTCAAGGACCGGATCGTGGCGTTGCGGCAATTCAATTCGGAGCAGTAG